ataacaattaaaatctaaaatcaatatgaaaagcaCATTTAAACTTTATACGCAAATCTTATCACTCTAAATCTTCATcacctttaaaaaaattatatacacattacgtaaaagttatattttgaaatacaaatttcaGAAACGAAAATGCATCAATTATTTAAAGTCTTCAAGAGATGATACTTTATTAATCTTtgataaatcttatttttacttaaaaaaaaagaaaaattaattgtttcattaacaaaattttggCTTATATACGAACCGGGGTTTGGCCGGTTCATTGGTTCGTTAGTTCCCGGGTTTTTGACGGTTCAATAAGAGTTTTTAACTGGTTCGATTTTAATTGAGTTTTAGCATTAATTCAACCCAGATTATTTTCGGTTCATGGTTCAACCCGGTCCAGTGTCGGTTCGGTCCGGGTTTAAAAACACTGGAAAATAGAAACGTTAAACTTGAAAATTCTATTTCTTCTACATTCAAAAAAATCAGAGTTCTTTTTGTTGTCTGtgagggggagagagagatTCTATTAACGATCCCGCCGTTCAAAAACCGGAGAGTAACCTCGCGCCGCCTCGAGATCTCACCGGAAGAGTTTCGCCATAGAAGCAAGAGAGTCCCAtcgattttgaaaaaaatgtaaatctCCGTTCCCCGGTTCCCCACTCAATTCCTAAGGTTTTACATTCGCTCTTTTTCGATTTTGATCTGCTTGCGATTACGATTACTGCTGATAAGTTGTGTGAAGAGAATCTTCGTTAGTCATAGCAAATCGCTTTGAGAACTTGTTAGCTTCTGCACTACATTCGTATTGGTTAACCTTTGTTAATCGAAAAGAGGGAATCGAATCATATGCGGATTATGATTATCTAATCGCGAGATTCGTTCTAGCGCTATTGTATTTTGTCAATGTGGTTTTTGATCAGCTTGCGATTATGATTACTGCTCTGATAAGTTGCGATTATGATTACAGCTTAAGTTGGGAACAGTTATATCAGTTTCTGCAGTTCTTTTTTGTTGCATTATCATCAGCTTCACTAATCAGTAATCGCATTTCTTTGCTCTCAAGTGCACTAAATGGTGGTTGTTACAAGCGACGATAGACTTGCTGGAGCTCTTCCGCATGTTCAACCTATGAGCGCTGCTAGTAAAATGTGGTAATATTGATCTTTCCTctgcactttttttttttttttttttgttgataactGTTTTCTGGATCTTTGCGTTTAATTTTCTTGATTGGTCTTGGTGAATGCAGTGGGAACCATCTCCCTGAAGCTGAAAAATCCAGAGTTCACTTACCACAAACGAATTGGTCGAAACATGCCAACGCTTTTGAGTGTATACCATCGTCGAACAACTTTCTAAGCTCTACTATGCTTTACTCTCTAGAAAGTCAAAAGCCTAGAAGAAGTAGAGAAACGGCTTCGAGGTAATTGCAATATGTTCTTTTTATCTCGTCTCCATGTGTCCTGTTCTGTTACTTGTTTGGTTACTACTGAGGATCACCTACAACTAATTACACTATTCCTGTGACTCTTGGTTTTCCCAGCATCATATTTGAATCTTTCTGTCATCACCTGTTCTCATTCTGCATATAGGTAGCTCAGGCTATATGAAAATATGTCTTCTCTATGGATCCCTTCTTCAGTGACTTCCAACACCCGTAATGAAAACTTAGCTAGATCTCCATGATTACGTCCTTTGATGGAAACTCTAGCTAGTCTGATATAGCTGAAGTGATCTGAAGAACTTGTTCCTGCCTCTCTTTTTCTAGGCCAATTTACAACATCATCCCTGTAGATGTGCAGACTTCGGCACACCAACATATTTCAAAGGTAATAACAACATGGAAACTTGTGATGgtaattgaaattttttgacTGATCCAAACCCCTCAGCATGTTTCTTGCGGCAAATCTTCCTCCTTTTCCTGTATCTGAGTAAACACTTAGGTCGCTTTAGCTACTGGATTCTGTTTTCCGATTTATCTTCCCTTGGCAGAGAAGCCTCTTATCATTCATTAACTTATTACTCACGCTGTTATCATATGTTGCCAGGCTTGGTGTGCTCTTACAAACCTCTCCATAAATAATACATACCTGAGACCTGGCATTACTCCTGCAATTGATGATATCAACACTAACTGTTCATTTTCTACGAGAGGAAGATTCACTGCTAAAGTTACATCCAACACTGATGGATCTTTCTATGCACACAATCATCAAGAGGATAGTCAAAAGAGAATAAGAGGAACTGCAACATCTTTTGACtgttcctcctcctcttccccaGGTGATGGTCAATTAACTTCTGGAAAAGTTCCATGGGTAAATAACGAGGTTAGAGATTCAATAACCGGTTGTATAAATGGTATGGAGGTACCACCAATTAGAAACTTAGCACACCCAGCTAGACAGGTGGAAGTTATCGAGATTGACGATGATGACATTCTCAAGGTAACATTATTGATGCTACTTGTGCAGAATTGAAAAATTAGACTAACACCAACATGTGCTTACTTTGGAGAGCAGGGTATTGACGTAGAGCAAATTGTTATGGAGCACTACTATTCAACGTGTACCCATCAACCATCTGTTAATATATTTGCTTGCAGAGGAAAAGAACAGCCCTGTTTGCCTCCTGAGTTATGTTCCATCTGTAGTCATGGAGTAAAGGTGTGGCTGCCATTTCTCTCACTTTCTTAATGGTTATTTCACAAAACCAATTGGTTTTCTCATCTTGTTTGCTTTAATATCAACACAGCTAGGGCTCTGTCTTCAAGCTTCCAGCCATGTGGAACAAATGAAGGACGCGCTGCTTGCAGTATCAAATGAACTACTTGACGATTCTACCGACCTGAGCCCTGGTCATTTTGAACAGCTTTGTCAAGAGAGGTTTGCATTCTCATCAATTCTATTCCCTTTTTAGTTGTTTTGTTGTATTCAAAAGATAACATGGAGCTAATACAGCGAGAAGAAATTAGGcctaaataaaaatgatagcgtttctgtttttttttttaattgcatcGAAATTGAGAGTGTGCCTTGAGTTCTGGGGTAACTCCTAAGCTGTTGAGACTTGTATTGTTTGTAGGTTACTGTTGAAAAAGCAAATACAGCTGCTTGAGATCCTTATCCaagataaagaaaagaaaaactcagAGTGTTTGGCATCTAGGCCTGGTCATAATATTCAGTATGAGACACCTCAAACAACAAATCATAAGGCGGATTATGCTCAGGCAGACTCTCGAGCTCATATAAAAGAACAAGGAAGATATGTAAGTGATAACTGGAATATGCCACGAGACTATTTATGTTCTGAAGATAGGTCTGGTCTTTCATCTGGTCCTCGAGAGAGGGAACGTTGTGTTCCTGAGATTATAGATGTCACTTATACTGATGGTTCAAATGACAAAAAGTGGAGCAGTCGTGACTTTCCGTGGACTAAAAATCTGGAGGTGATTGATTGATTATTAGTCTTTAGCTGTTCTTTTTTTATTTCGCTCCCATGTACTCATGTGCTCCATTGCAATGGTTAGCTCAATAACAAAAGAGTGTTTGGAAACCACTCATTTCGACCCAACCAAAGAGAGATCATTAATGCTACAATGAGTGGTtgtgatgtttttgttttgatgcCAACTGGAGGAGGGAAAAGCTTGACATATCAGGTAACGACATCGTAAATGTTACTTTTATATGCCGTTGTTATCCTACAATCTTTTTGTtgcttttattttataacaaagaGATGACAGTTTTCAAGTTGTGTTGATACAGTTAACATGTAAGCTAGTGTTTGCCCTGGTGGAGGATATAAGTCAGTGTCAGAAGAGTTGCTCTGTGTTTAGGACCCTCTAAACTGCTTCGTAACATCTTTTCTCTGCAGCTCCCCGCTCTGATCTGTGCAGGAATAACATTAGTAATTTCTCCACTTGTTTCACTCATTCAAGACcagataatgaacttattacaGGTGACCCGGAGATGATGTTTCTTTCTTCTATTTCATTAATATGTTGTACTCAGAAATTATGTCCCAGTTTACACTTTGGTTTCTGAATCATGGTTACAGGCCAATATACATGCTGCTTCCTTAAGCGCTGGAATGGATTGGACTCAACAACTAGATATACTTCGGGAGCTGAGCTCGGAGAACTCTAAATACAGGTTACTGTATGTCACACCGGAAAAAGTGGCAAAGTGagtcattatttattttgttgttgattCTGAAAAGAATTATGTTATTTGAAAATCACACAGCGGATACAGTGACCTAAGAGCATCCAAACCTACAAAATTAGCTTTTGTAACGAGTATAAGCTAAGAGTCTGCGTGATTTATTTTGGCCCAACTTTCTATCAGATTCCCTCGTGTTATTAGATTTGTTATGGACTATTTTGGCTGGTGGTGAAATTTATAATTAGACACTTGCAGTAGTTTTAGATTTTGACCAAAGGCTTGCATCTTCTAAGTATCACAAGTCTTTCCTATTGTGAAAGATAATACCAGTTACCATCCAGCTGAGACGCTTCTCTTTCTTGACTGCAGAAGTGATTCCCTTTTGAGGCACCTTGAAAGCTTAAACTCCCACAGTTTACTTGCTCGATTTGTTATTGATGAAGCCCACTGTGTGAGTCAGTGGGGGCATGACTTTCGACCAGACTACCAGGTTAGCCTTTTTAAAGCTTGAGACAGATACTCCTTTCACATTTCTGCTTTTAAGAAGCATAACCTTCCTATTTTTCCTCCAAAACAATGTTTAAATATGCAGGGTCTTGGTATTCTGAAGAAGAAGTTTCCTAAAATTCCCATGTTGGCTTTGACAGCTACTGCAACAGCCAGTGTAAAAGAAGATGTTGTGCAAGCTCTTGGCCTGGTTAACACTGTTGTGTTCCGGCAAAGTTTTAATCGCCCAAATCTGTGGTAATGTACTGAAATAGCTTAAGCAATTCTGTTTTCAGAATGctgcttaccaaaaaaaaaaaattatgcaggTACTCTGTGGTTCCCAAGACAAATAAGTGCTTGGAAGATATTGACCAGTTTATCAAGAAAAACCATTTTGATGAGTGTGGCATCATTTATTGTCTTTCTAAAATGGACTGCGAAAAAGTCACTGAAACGTTGCGGGTTGGTCGTTTGTTTGCTTTTCTCGTATCACTTATACGGAGCGTAATGCGTGTATTATGTTTCAATTTGGAAGTGCATATTATTTGCAGAAGTTTGGCCATAAAGCAGCCTTCTACCATGGTAGTATGGATCCTGGTAAACGTGCGTTTGTACAGAAAAAATGGAGCAAAGATGAAATCAATATAATATGTGCTACGGTGGCGTTTGGAATGGGTAATGAATGGTCTTTGCTATAGCCACTTAGATTGACTGATGTTTGCTGCTTGCTGCGTGCTGATGTTTGGTATTTCAGGAATAAATAAGCCTGACGTTCGCTTTGTAATTCATCACTCTCTCCCAAAGTCCATTGAAGGCTATTATCAGGTGTTTTACTGAACATTCGACTGAGCATAACCTAAAAACAGCTAGA
This genomic stretch from Brassica napus cultivar Da-Ae chromosome C9, Da-Ae, whole genome shotgun sequence harbors:
- the LOC106402633 gene encoding ATP-dependent DNA helicase Q-like 4B isoform X1, with the protein product MVVVTSDDRLAGALPHVQPMSAASKMCGNHLPEAEKSRVHLPQTNWSKHANAFECIPSSNNFLSSTMLYSLESQKPRRSRETASRPIYNIIPVDVQTSAHQHISKAWCALTNLSINNTYLRPGITPAIDDINTNCSFSTRGRFTAKVTSNTDGSFYAHNHQEDSQKRIRGTATSFDCSSSSSPGDGQLTSGKVPWVNNEVRDSITGCINGMEVPPIRNLAHPARQVEVIEIDDDDILKGIDVEQIVMEHYYSTCTHQPSVNIFACRGKEQPCLPPELCSICSHGVKLGLCLQASSHVEQMKDALLAVSNELLDDSTDLSPGHFEQLCQERLLLKKQIQLLEILIQDKEKKNSECLASRPGHNIQYETPQTTNHKADYAQADSRAHIKEQGRYVSDNWNMPRDYLCSEDRSGLSSGPRERERCVPEIIDVTYTDGSNDKKWSSRDFPWTKNLELNNKRVFGNHSFRPNQREIINATMSGCDVFVLMPTGGGKSLTYQLPALICAGITLVISPLVSLIQDQIMNLLQANIHAASLSAGMDWTQQLDILRELSSENSKYRLLYVTPEKVAKSDSLLRHLESLNSHSLLARFVIDEAHCVSQWGHDFRPDYQGLGILKKKFPKIPMLALTATATASVKEDVVQALGLVNTVVFRQSFNRPNLWYSVVPKTNKCLEDIDQFIKKNHFDECGIIYCLSKMDCEKVTETLRKFGHKAAFYHGSMDPGKRAFVQKKWSKDEINIICATVAFGMGINKPDVRFVIHHSLPKSIEGYYQECGRAGRDGQRSSCVLYYCYSDYIRVKHMISQGGPGQSTMTTGYNRIASSGRTLESNTDNLLRMVSYCENEVDCRRFLQLVHLGEIFDSTNCKNTCDNCSSSKTLIEKDVTLIGRQLVELVKLTGERFSSAHIVELYRGSLNQTVKKHGHETLHLHGAGKHLSKSEASRILHYLVTKDILTEYVKKSDLYGSVSSLLKVNRSKAASILSGGQTIEMRFPSAVKVVKPSKHGPTPARVALKQTTLPMAPAPPQDSILSDTLFKALKKLRADIVKESSDAVMSYHIFGNPTLQQISKRLPRTKEELLDIHGLGKAKVSKYGDRLLETIESTINNHYGTNKKEGTGSGKRRRDENTNPIVVDDDDDPDWTPSQQSYKKAYAVRGQTCEEATC
- the LOC106402633 gene encoding ATP-dependent DNA helicase Q-like 4B isoform X2; this translates as MEVPPIRNLAHPARQVEVIEIDDDDILKGIDVEQIVMEHYYSTCTHQPSVNIFACRGKEQPCLPPELCSICSHGVKLGLCLQASSHVEQMKDALLAVSNELLDDSTDLSPGHFEQLCQERLLLKKQIQLLEILIQDKEKKNSECLASRPGHNIQYETPQTTNHKADYAQADSRAHIKEQGRYVSDNWNMPRDYLCSEDRSGLSSGPRERERCVPEIIDVTYTDGSNDKKWSSRDFPWTKNLELNNKRVFGNHSFRPNQREIINATMSGCDVFVLMPTGGGKSLTYQLPALICAGITLVISPLVSLIQDQIMNLLQANIHAASLSAGMDWTQQLDILRELSSENSKYRLLYVTPEKVAKSDSLLRHLESLNSHSLLARFVIDEAHCVSQWGHDFRPDYQGLGILKKKFPKIPMLALTATATASVKEDVVQALGLVNTVVFRQSFNRPNLWYSVVPKTNKCLEDIDQFIKKNHFDECGIIYCLSKMDCEKVTETLRKFGHKAAFYHGSMDPGKRAFVQKKWSKDEINIICATVAFGMGINKPDVRFVIHHSLPKSIEGYYQECGRAGRDGQRSSCVLYYCYSDYIRVKHMISQGGPGQSTMTTGYNRIASSGRTLESNTDNLLRMVSYCENEVDCRRFLQLVHLGEIFDSTNCKNTCDNCSSSKTLIEKDVTLIGRQLVELVKLTGERFSSAHIVELYRGSLNQTVKKHGHETLHLHGAGKHLSKSEASRILHYLVTKDILTEYVKKSDLYGSVSSLLKVNRSKAASILSGGQTIEMRFPSAVKVVKPSKHGPTPARVALKQTTLPMAPAPPQDSILSDTLFKALKKLRADIVKESSDAVMSYHIFGNPTLQQISKRLPRTKEELLDIHGLGKAKVSKYGDRLLETIESTINNHYGTNKKEGTGSGKRRRDENTNPIVVDDDDDPDWTPSQQSYKKAYAVRGQTCEEATC